One segment of bacterium DNA contains the following:
- a CDS encoding response regulator transcription factor — translation MASQANRRVLIVEDDCDLTEVVTLHLQNEGYEAVATHDGRAGLDAFATGKWTAILLDWMLPGLSGLDVLREIREQDRQIPVLMLTARGEEADKVLGLELGCDDYMTKPFSLRELTARLNALQRRVELARYIAQGSSEDKILDFGSLEIDHAKRKVVVRGEPVKLTLKEYDLLFTLASHPGRTYSRTQLLNKVWDQDSDVYEHTVNSHVNRLRGKIEENPNRPRYILTVWGIGYRFTDDF, via the coding sequence CGACGTGTCCTGATCGTGGAGGACGACTGCGACCTGACCGAGGTCGTGACGCTCCACCTGCAGAACGAGGGCTACGAGGCCGTCGCCACTCACGACGGGCGCGCGGGGCTCGACGCCTTCGCCACCGGCAAGTGGACGGCGATCCTGCTTGACTGGATGCTGCCCGGCCTGTCGGGTCTGGATGTGTTGCGCGAGATACGGGAGCAGGACCGCCAGATCCCGGTGTTGATGCTCACTGCCCGCGGCGAGGAAGCGGACAAGGTGCTCGGGCTCGAACTCGGCTGCGACGACTACATGACCAAGCCGTTCAGCCTGCGGGAGTTGACCGCGCGCCTGAATGCCTTGCAACGGCGTGTCGAACTGGCTCGTTACATAGCACAGGGGTCGAGCGAGGACAAGATCCTCGATTTCGGCTCCCTGGAGATCGATCATGCCAAGCGCAAGGTCGTCGTCCGCGGCGAGCCGGTGAAGCTGACCCTGAAGGAATACGACCTGCTGTTCACCCTGGCGTCGCATCCCGGGCGCACATACTCGCGCACCCAGCTCCTGAACAAGGTCTGGGACCAGGACTCGGACGTATACGAGCATACGGTCAACTCGCACGTGAATCGCCTGCGGGGCAAGATCGAGGAGAATCCAAACCGGCCCCGCTACATCCTTACCGTTTGGGGAATCGGCTACCGGTTCACCGACGATTTCTGA
- a CDS encoding HAMP domain-containing histidine kinase: protein MIRGSFFKTLHLRMSVLFLALLAVVFVGYYQWVNRTIYEVEWAPGEEQWHNELQEAESDSLAALLTATLDDSTARHLVLADYGRHIAAFDAELALVDGSGWILATTRPDSLSRILRFVSPVLLDSMSLDDWDYSSYPDSYDMDAYVNRITGVLPIRVDGDSTAPADAWLLSSFKPLAVSTTDLDYEDRIRRIRGAGAMLLYAFLTGLVIMAWVSRRIRALSADMAKYREGDYEHRASEGDRDEIATLGRDFNRLADSLTDVIGKLKQSEEYRKQLVANISHDLRTPMASLRGHVETLTLHDQDLSPEVRERALSTIAANTDNLEALIERLFELTQLESGRMEYRREAFSLEELSHEVLARCEGPAAEKGVALHCDVAGELPLVDADPLRIGQVLQNLVGNAVKFNRVDGEVHLILTAKADGVAVEVRDTGIGIASEDLPHVFERFYTAEKSRTAKGAGLGLAIAHRIVTGHGSELTIESDKDVGTAFRFTLPAANLD from the coding sequence ATGATCCGCGGGAGCTTCTTCAAGACCCTGCATCTCCGCATGTCGGTGCTTTTCCTGGCGCTGCTCGCGGTGGTGTTCGTGGGTTATTACCAGTGGGTCAACCGGACCATCTACGAGGTGGAATGGGCCCCGGGCGAGGAGCAATGGCACAACGAGCTGCAGGAAGCGGAGTCGGACAGCCTGGCAGCTCTGCTGACCGCGACGCTCGACGACTCGACGGCGCGCCACCTGGTCCTCGCCGACTACGGGCGCCATATCGCCGCCTTCGACGCCGAGCTGGCCCTGGTCGACGGCAGCGGCTGGATCCTGGCCACGACCCGGCCGGACAGCCTGTCGCGCATCCTGCGTTTCGTCAGCCCGGTCCTGCTGGATTCCATGTCGCTGGACGACTGGGACTACAGCTCCTACCCCGATTCCTACGACATGGACGCCTACGTGAACCGCATCACCGGCGTGCTGCCGATCCGCGTGGACGGCGACAGCACCGCTCCGGCCGATGCCTGGCTGCTCTCCAGCTTCAAGCCCCTGGCAGTCAGCACGACGGACCTGGACTACGAGGACCGCATCCGCCGGATCCGCGGCGCCGGCGCCATGCTGCTCTACGCCTTCCTGACGGGGCTGGTCATCATGGCCTGGGTCAGCCGTCGTATCAGGGCGCTTTCGGCGGATATGGCGAAGTATCGCGAGGGGGACTACGAGCATCGCGCCAGCGAGGGCGACCGGGACGAGATCGCGACACTGGGGCGGGACTTCAACCGACTCGCCGACAGTCTCACCGACGTGATCGGGAAGCTGAAGCAATCCGAGGAGTACCGCAAGCAGCTCGTGGCCAACATCTCACACGATCTGCGCACGCCCATGGCCAGTCTGCGCGGGCACGTGGAAACGCTGACCCTGCACGACCAGGACTTGTCGCCGGAGGTTCGCGAGCGCGCCTTGAGCACCATCGCCGCAAACACCGACAACCTCGAAGCGCTCATCGAGCGTCTCTTCGAGTTGACGCAGCTCGAAAGCGGCCGGATGGAATACCGTCGCGAGGCCTTCTCCCTCGAGGAGCTGTCCCACGAGGTACTCGCCCGCTGCGAGGGGCCGGCCGCCGAGAAGGGCGTCGCGCTCCATTGCGACGTGGCGGGCGAACTGCCCCTGGTGGACGCGGACCCCCTGCGCATCGGCCAGGTCCTGCAGAACCTGGTGGGGAACGCCGTCAAGTTCAACCGGGTCGATGGCGAGGTGCACCTCATCCTGACCGCCAAGGCGGACGGCGTGGCCGTGGAGGTCCGCGACACCGGTATCGGCATCGCCTCGGAGGATCTCCCCCACGTCTTCGAGCGGTTCTACACGGCCGAGAAGAGCCGGACCGCCAAGGGCGCGGGGCTGGGCCTGGCGATCGCGCACCGCATCGTCACCGGGCACGGCAGCGAGTTGACGATCGAGAGCGACAAGGACGTCGGCACGGCATTTCGTTTCACCCTGCCGGCGGCGAACCTGGACTGA
- a CDS encoding Na+:solute symporter, translating into MSQLHTADWIVILGYLVLTIGLGLAFRRRASSSMGQYFLAGRSLPWWVLGTSMVATTFAADTPLAVTGFVRQDGIWFNWFGWHYVMSQMLAVFLFSRFWRRAGVVTDNELIEMRYSGKPAALLRGFKAGYFAILYNLIVMGWVLLGLGTVAEMVLGIPREIAIPVGAALALSYALMAGFWGVVVTDVIQFALAMAGSIALAVAALDRVGGLSGLREKLVTAPLFNDGTLAFVPGGGMGLDTDLFKFTVFVTVMWWASHNADGGGYLIQRMAAARDERHARGATLWFVIANNALRYWPWIIVALCSLVLIPAVPEGVSEEAAYPLVMLKVLGPGLLGVLLVSFFAAFMSTIDTHLNWGASYLVNDIYRRFLRRDAGEREAVLVAKICVAVLMSLAVMVALALTSIGKAWLFVWAMGAGIGPVLILRWFWWRINAWSEIAALASSVVVAVGFELVAWLQNGSAYALFATPARIGGMALETHHKALVLAPVSVICWLTVTLLTRPVAMDRLRAFHARVGPGGIWGPVAAGRPAATGTGLAWGTLRPWAAGVAMTYGLTFGLGKALLGDWTAALVLLGMAVAGGAVVARELVRG; encoded by the coding sequence GTGTCGCAGCTACATACCGCCGACTGGATCGTGATCCTCGGTTACCTGGTGCTGACCATCGGTCTGGGCCTCGCCTTCAGGCGGCGTGCCTCGTCGTCGATGGGTCAGTACTTCCTGGCGGGGCGCTCGTTGCCGTGGTGGGTGCTGGGCACGAGCATGGTGGCCACCACCTTCGCGGCCGACACGCCCCTGGCGGTGACCGGCTTCGTCCGCCAAGACGGCATCTGGTTCAACTGGTTCGGCTGGCATTACGTGATGAGCCAGATGCTGGCGGTCTTCCTCTTCTCGCGCTTCTGGCGCCGGGCCGGCGTGGTCACCGACAACGAGCTGATCGAGATGCGGTACTCCGGCAAGCCGGCGGCCTTACTGCGCGGTTTCAAGGCGGGTTATTTCGCGATCCTCTACAACCTGATCGTCATGGGCTGGGTCCTGCTGGGACTGGGCACCGTGGCGGAGATGGTGCTGGGCATCCCCCGCGAGATCGCCATTCCCGTCGGTGCGGCGCTGGCCCTGAGCTACGCCCTGATGGCCGGGTTCTGGGGCGTCGTGGTGACGGACGTGATCCAGTTCGCCCTGGCCATGGCCGGTTCGATCGCCCTGGCCGTGGCAGCCCTGGACCGTGTCGGGGGGCTGTCCGGATTGCGGGAGAAGCTGGTCACGGCGCCGCTGTTCAACGATGGCACCCTGGCTTTCGTGCCCGGCGGCGGGATGGGGCTCGACACGGACCTCTTCAAGTTCACCGTCTTCGTGACCGTCATGTGGTGGGCCAGCCACAACGCCGACGGGGGCGGTTACCTGATCCAGCGCATGGCCGCCGCCCGCGACGAACGCCACGCCCGCGGCGCCACCCTCTGGTTCGTGATCGCCAACAACGCCCTGCGCTACTGGCCGTGGATCATCGTGGCGCTCTGCTCCCTGGTCCTAATCCCCGCCGTGCCCGAGGGCGTCAGCGAGGAAGCCGCCTATCCGCTCGTGATGTTGAAGGTGCTGGGACCCGGGCTGCTGGGCGTGCTGCTGGTGTCGTTCTTCGCCGCCTTCATGTCGACCATCGACACGCATCTGAACTGGGGCGCCAGTTACCTCGTCAACGATATCTACCGGCGTTTCCTGCGCCGTGACGCGGGCGAGCGGGAGGCCGTCCTGGTGGCCAAGATCTGCGTAGCGGTGCTGATGAGCCTGGCGGTGATGGTCGCCCTCGCCCTGACCTCGATCGGCAAGGCCTGGCTGTTCGTCTGGGCCATGGGCGCGGGCATCGGCCCCGTCCTGATCCTGCGCTGGTTCTGGTGGCGGATCAACGCCTGGAGCGAGATCGCGGCGCTGGCCTCCTCGGTGGTGGTCGCCGTCGGTTTCGAGCTCGTCGCCTGGCTCCAGAACGGATCCGCCTACGCGCTCTTCGCCACGCCGGCGCGTATCGGCGGCATGGCGCTGGAGACCCATCACAAGGCGCTGGTGCTGGCCCCGGTATCGGTGATCTGCTGGCTGACGGTGACCCTGCTGACCCGCCCGGTGGCGATGGATAGACTGCGGGCGTTCCACGCCCGCGTGGGACCCGGCGGCATCTGGGGCCCGGTCGCGGCCGGCCGGCCGGCCGCGACCGGGACCGGCCTCGCCTGGGGGACCTTGCGGCCCTGGGCTGCGGGGGTGGCCATGACCTACGGCCTGACCTTCGGTCTCGGCAAGGCGCTGCTGGGCGACTGGACGGCGGCCTTGGTATTGCTGGGGATGGCCGTGGCGGGCGGTGCCGTAGTGGCGCGGGAGCTCGTGCGGGGCTGA
- a CDS encoding arylsulfotransferase family protein, translated as MSAGSRHQRGHARRRPWRVPLIIALGGLFALAGLRLLLSSDGIRGMVRSLVTRAEPDSPDGQWNPVRPVVADDRLSPEQREKIKRLLSLGYAGGTRPASVASGVTVIDETLASRGLRFFISGHAPEAMLMTRDGEIVHAWRYAYEDLHASRPAVFPPPVSATGCWRRARLLPDGDLLAIYEGHALIKLDRRSRLIWSYAGKCHHDLDLDAGGNIYVLTREADVVPRLHPDDPVLLDYVTLLDHDGVFQRKIPLLEAFENSPYAGLLPKPGVSGDIFHTNTLELLDGRLVDRSPAFRAGNMLISVRELDAIAVLDPRTETIVWAAKGSWSRQHEPTVLASGNILLFDNVGHRGHSCVLEIDPVSLESIWEYADGPQTPLFSETCGAGRRLANGNTLIVESDNGRALEVTPDTRIVWEYYNPHRAGEERELIAAIPDMEILPDEAYPVWLSDR; from the coding sequence GTGTCCGCCGGCAGCCGCCATCAGCGGGGACATGCCCGCCGTCGCCCATGGCGCGTCCCGCTCATCATCGCCCTGGGCGGACTGTTCGCGTTGGCGGGTCTCCGCCTGCTCCTGTCCAGCGACGGTATCCGCGGCATGGTGCGCTCGCTCGTGACCCGCGCGGAACCGGACTCCCCGGACGGGCAATGGAATCCCGTGCGGCCGGTCGTCGCCGACGACCGGCTCAGTCCCGAGCAGCGGGAAAAGATCAAGCGGCTGCTCAGCCTGGGCTACGCCGGCGGCACCAGGCCCGCCTCCGTCGCGTCCGGCGTCACCGTCATCGATGAGACTCTGGCCAGCCGGGGACTGCGCTTCTTCATCTCGGGCCACGCGCCCGAGGCGATGTTGATGACCCGCGACGGGGAGATCGTCCACGCCTGGCGCTACGCCTACGAAGACCTCCATGCCTCCCGACCCGCCGTCTTCCCGCCCCCCGTCTCGGCGACCGGTTGCTGGCGCCGGGCGCGGCTGTTGCCCGACGGCGACCTGCTGGCCATCTACGAGGGCCATGCGCTGATCAAGCTCGACAGGCGTTCCCGGCTGATCTGGAGCTATGCCGGCAAGTGCCACCACGACCTGGACCTGGACGCCGGCGGCAACATCTACGTGCTGACGCGCGAAGCCGACGTCGTGCCTCGTCTGCATCCCGACGATCCCGTCCTGCTCGATTACGTGACCTTGCTGGACCACGACGGCGTCTTCCAGCGCAAGATCCCCCTGCTCGAAGCCTTCGAGAACTCTCCCTACGCCGGGCTGCTGCCGAAACCCGGGGTATCCGGCGACATCTTCCACACCAACACCCTCGAACTGCTCGACGGGCGTCTGGTCGATCGCTCACCGGCGTTCAGAGCCGGCAACATGCTGATATCGGTGCGGGAGCTGGATGCGATCGCCGTGCTGGACCCCCGCACCGAGACCATCGTCTGGGCCGCGAAGGGCTCCTGGTCCCGCCAGCACGAACCCACGGTCCTGGCCAGTGGCAACATCCTGCTTTTCGACAACGTGGGCCACCGGGGCCACTCGTGCGTCCTGGAAATCGATCCCGTCTCGCTCGAGTCGATCTGGGAATACGCCGACGGACCCCAGACGCCGCTTTTCTCCGAAACGTGCGGCGCCGGCCGACGCCTGGCCAACGGCAACACCCTGATCGTCGAATCGGACAACGGGCGGGCCCTGGAAGTGACGCCGGACACGCGGATCGTCTGGGAGTACTACAACCCCCACCGGGCCGGCGAGGAACGGGAGCTGATCGCGGCGATCCCGGACATGGAGATCCTGCCGGACGAGGCCTATCCGGTCTGGCTGTCCGACCGTTGA
- a CDS encoding lamin tail domain-containing protein has product MTKLTLILTLILAAGLASAQSDVLINEVDADTDGTDILEFVELYGDAGAPLDGLVLVFYNGNGDVSYDAFDLDGFALDGSGFFLLGNAGVVPTPSIIFASNGLQNGADAVALHVGDGADFPTGTAVTTTNLIDAVVYDTNDADDAGLLALLLPGEPQLNEGGGGNSAAHSNMRCPDGGGGARVTTSFYQFLPTPGVSNNLACEPVADERMSWGGLKSQYR; this is encoded by the coding sequence ATGACCAAGTTAACGCTGATCCTGACCCTGATCCTGGCGGCAGGCCTGGCCTCGGCCCAGTCCGATGTGCTGATCAACGAGGTGGACGCCGACACCGATGGCACGGACATCCTCGAATTCGTCGAGTTGTACGGCGATGCCGGCGCACCTCTCGACGGTCTCGTGCTGGTGTTCTACAACGGCAACGGCGACGTTTCCTACGACGCCTTCGACCTGGACGGCTTCGCCCTTGACGGCAGCGGCTTCTTCCTGCTGGGCAACGCCGGCGTGGTGCCCACGCCCTCGATCATCTTCGCATCGAACGGCCTGCAGAACGGGGCCGATGCGGTGGCCCTCCACGTCGGCGACGGCGCCGACTTCCCGACCGGTACGGCCGTGACCACCACCAACCTGATCGACGCCGTGGTCTACGACACCAACGATGCGGACGACGCCGGCCTGTTGGCCCTGCTGCTGCCAGGCGAGCCGCAGCTGAACGAGGGCGGCGGCGGCAACAGCGCGGCCCACTCCAACATGCGCTGCCCCGACGGCGGCGGCGGCGCGCGCGTCACGACGAGCTTCTACCAGTTCCTGCCCACGCCGGGGGTCAGCAACAACCTGGCCTGCGAACCGGTCGCCGACGAGCGGATGAGCTGGGGCGGTCTGAAGTCACAGTACAGGTAG